One genomic window of Mercenaria mercenaria strain notata chromosome 2, MADL_Memer_1, whole genome shotgun sequence includes the following:
- the LOC123564097 gene encoding transmembrane protein 26-like, whose product MDIKKNMDSNKIENNANPREKNGFKMTKIIAALSVRLLLVLHNILAVWRVTISRDSSNFWGLAALNILILVETVLVIRNNYGNEWKWWCPCFLTYLLATLPSIWLLQLSLYDSLVSGDSVSAIQPTPQGQAADLSTSSLSLNVGNQSAAPSVTPSMTLTTNASTVGTSSTTDGGIATSIDEILALEDTTWIVVIQESLVYLIVFGRWMLPRAEVSRAALSDLLLEYLAMASDIMELYAIFDEDVVQRDLGATYAILTIWSISFFQFVPVLVFKHKYRHLHSPRMKKINRACGEYFSEVVVTVTSIVLQDGPFLGLRLYIMLRFELITYSLVFFVLKNIVAVLLLLYRLVILCIRLPCCYYEEGEVVDVESVDFSHPVMPQVKTEMFRRLGF is encoded by the exons atggatATTAAAAAGAACATGGATTCCAATAAAATCGAAAATAATGCTAACCCAAGAGAGAAAAATGGATTTAAAATGACTAAAATTATCGCGGCATTGAGCGTTCGGTTACTTCTCGTGCTTCATAACATTCTCGCGGTTTGGAGAGTGACTATATCACGTGACAGCTCGAATTTCTGGGGCCTGGCAGCCCTTAATATACTGATACTTGTTGAAACTGTTCTCGTTATCCGGAATAACTATGGAAATGAATGGAAATG GTGGTGTCCATGTTTCTTGACGTATTTGCTCGCCACATTGCCTTCCATCTGGCTTCTTCAGCTTAGCCTGTATGACAGTCTAGTTTCCGGGGACTCGGTCTCTGCCATTCAACCAACACCCCAGGGCCAGGCCGCTGACTTGTCGACGTCATCCTTGTCTCTTAATGTAGGGAACCAGTCAGCTGCACCATCAGTTACGCCATCTATGACGTTAACAACTAATGCGTCTACAGTTGGTACAAGTTCAACCACAGATGGAGGAATAGCG ACAAGTATTGATGAAATCCTTGCACTAGAAGATACTACATGGATAGTGGTGATCCAGGAGTCACTCGTGTACCTCATAGTATTTGGGCGTTGGATGCTTCCACGTGCTGAAGTATCACGAGCTGCACTCTCTGACCTTCTACTAGAATACCTCGCCATGGCCTCTGATATAATGGAACTATATGCTATATTTGATGAAGACGTTGTACAACGTGACCTTGGAGCTACATACGCCATTCTTACCATATGGTCAATCAGCTTTTTTCAGTTTGTACCAGTCTTAGTATTCAAACACAAGTACCGCCATTTACACAGTCCACGGATGAAGAAAATCAATCGCGCATGCGGGGAATATTTTTCGGAAGTAGTAGTAACAGTAACAAGTATTGTACTTCAAGACGGACCGTTTCTGGGTCTAAGACTCTATATCATGCTGAGGTTTGAACTGATTACTTACAGTTTGGTGTTTTTCGTACTGAAGAACATTGTAGCAGTACTTCTGCTGCTATATCGTCTGGTTATCTTGTGTATACGGCTTCCATGCTGTTACTATGAGGAAGGGGAAGTTGTTGACGTTGAAAGTGTGGACTTTTCACATCCAGTAATGCCTCAAGTGAAAACAGAAATGTTTAGAAGATTAGGATTTTAA
- the LOC123564096 gene encoding transmembrane protein 26-like — translation MWNVRYEGDGYTLSEDDNNSQSSTYVIPWTDKVFRRSSNSVYNLPDERVVSDGELHDVRDDWELHDVRDVNDTDAYSWINVDDTPKLSSVKSVPVPSVYTDVYSTSSLKQNQSFRDGGEITTTTDRRNMDNDKKIKEFDTSLIYGNHCSIFLACLVRMMLIGHNVLIVWRVTVDYKDTMYWLFTVANFFLIFECVIVIIRNAGKEYSWWSPCLLIYIASTIPAVWLLQLNQYHNFTNADKETSSTSCSDNAKLTPAQQDLCKPDIDVWVIILAETLVIMILFSRWLLPRGKVSRDHLADLLLEFLAIASDIMELLAVLDEDQVRRDLKLTYTIMAVWSASLIQFIFIFMRRNRYRKVHNVEFLARYCGGNIVEVLAICMSIFLQDLPFLVLRLYIIIEVELITYSLIFFLLKNIVTLLFLFYRLTILCCCQDCKGKPA, via the exons ATGTGGAATGTACGTTATGAAGGGGACGGATACACTTTGTCCGAAGACGATAACAACAGCCAGTCATCAACTTACGTGATACCATGGACTGACAAGGTTTTCCGCCGGTCGTCTAACTCTGTCTATAACTTACCAGACGAGAGAGTAGTAAGTGATGGAGAGCTTCACGACGTCAGAGATGATTGGGAGCTACATGACGTAAGAGACGTTAACGACACGGACGCATACTCTTGGATCAATGTTGACGACACTCCAAAGCTATCATCTGTGAAATCGGTGCCAGTGCCGAGTGTATACACAGACGTTTACAGTACGTCTTCATTGAAACAAAACCAGTCGTTTCGTGATGGGGGAGAAATTACGACAACCACAGACAGACGTAACATGGACaatgataaaaagataaaagaatttGATACGAGTCTGATATATGGTAATCATTGCTCCATTTTCCTAGCGTGCCTTGTAAGAATGATGCTGATTGGTCACAATGTCCTGATAGTGTGGCGCGTGACAGTTGACTACAAGGACACTATGTATTGGCTCTTTACGGTCGCAAATTTCTTTCTTATATTTGAGTGTGTCATCGTAATAATAAGAAATGCCGGCAAGGAGTATTCATG GTGGTCACCATGCCTCCTTATATACATTGCTTCAACAATACCTGCAGTTTGGCTTCTTCAGTTAAATCAGTATCATAATTTTACCAATGCAGACAAAGAGACCTCATCAACATCGTGTTCGGATAATGCGAAACTTACCCCTGCAcag caGGACCTGTGTAAACCGGATATTGATGTATGGGTGATTATCCTTGCGGAAACACTGGTGATAATGATACTGTTCAGTCGATGGCTCCTACCACGTGGTAAAGTCTCGCGGGACCACTTGGCTGATCTCCTTCTCGAGTTCCTCGCCATTGCCTCGGACATCATGGAGTTGCTCGCCGTCTTGGACGAAGACCAAGTTCGAAGAGACTTGAAACTTACATACACTATAATGGCCGTGTGGTCAGCGAGTCtcattcaatttattttcatttttatgcggAGGAATCGCTATCGGAAGGTTCACAATGTTGAGTTCCTGGCTCGATATTGTGGGGGTAATATTGTAGAAGTACTTGCAATATGTATGAGCATATTTCTACAAGATTTACCTTTCCTTGTGTTGAGGCTCTACATCATCATAGAGGTGGAGCTGATTACATACAGTCTGATATTCTTCTTGCTGAAGAACATTGTAACACTTCTGTTCTTGTTCTACAGACTAACAATACTGTGCTGCTGTCAGGACTGCAAGGGCAAACCTGCTTAG
- the LOC123562786 gene encoding transmembrane protein 26-like, whose amino-acid sequence MMTELPENNNKTGESVFTVRADENNWASYTLPSFGHSSRPVSGRPVSGNIYDAYGEIGTSNDGEYTIVTEIMDDENLDAYQWHNLNGKSGLPTMKAVPIARANPRLSQKAFIRHIRSFENGKIKMLDDGENAISEDEEKEYDMRYENNGPIIMACFVRFLLIAHNVLTVWRVTDDYNENMYWLIVIANFFLILEGIVVIIKRAGIEYEWWTPCFLIYLASTIPAIWLLQLNQYDRFVNADKWTTLPPTEITTIPTTTLTEALVLNVTSNLTSDIADGLAGNDTTTASGLAGNDTSAASGLPSNITTEISTTVSTILTPSEPVFGTFDNDVWVIIIEESLVYLLVFSRWLLPRGKVSRDFLADLLLEFLAIASDIMELLAVFDEDQVRGNLKLTYAILAVWSGSFIQFIPILMQKSKRFRKARNPNVAFLNRHCGDKFVEVVVTCMSIFLQDLPFLVVRLYIIIEVKLITYSLIFFLLKNIVTLMLLFYRLTILCYRLPHCKGKPA is encoded by the exons atgatGACCGAACTGCctgaaaataacaataaaacagGTGAAAGTGTGTTTACTGTTCGTGCAGATGAAAATAATTGGGCGTCTTACACTCTACCTTCGTTCGGACATAGCAGCCGACCAGTAAGCGGCAGACCTGTGAGCGGTAATATCTACGATGCTTATGGAGAAATTGGAACCAGTAATGATGGGGAATATACAATCGTTACCGAAATTATGGATGACGAGAACTTAGATGCATACCAATGGCACAATTTGAATGGCAAATCCGGTCTACCTACCATGAAAGCCGTGCCAATAGCTCGTGCTAACCCAAGGCTGTCACAGAAAGCCTTCATAAGACATATTAGGTCATTCgagaatggaaaaataaaaatgttagatgaTGGAGAAAATGCAATAAGCGAAGACGAGGAGAAAGAATACGACATGCGGTATGAAAACAATGGTCCAATTATAATGGCATGTTTTGTGAGGTTCTTGCTAATTGCCCACAACGTGCTGACAGTATGGCGTGTGACGGATGACTACAACGAGAACATGTACTGGCTTATAGTGATTGCTAACTTCTTCCTCATCTTAGAAGGCATTGTTGTCATCATAAAACGAGCAGGTATCGAATATGAATG GTGGACCCCATGCTTCCTCATTTACCTTGCATCAACAATACCTGCAATATGGCTTCTTCAGTTGAACCAGTATGACCGTTTTGTTAATGCAGATAAGTGGACCACTCTACCTCCAACTGAAATAACTACCATCCCGACCACGACATTGACAGAAGCCCTGGTACTGAACGTTACGAGCAATTTGACTTCGGATATTGCGGATGGTCTGGCCGGGAATGATACAACTACTGCCAGTGGTCTAGCCGGGAATGATACATCTGCTGCCAGTGGATTGCCAAGTAATATAACAACTGAGATCAGTACAACTGTGTCAACAATACTTACTCCTAGTGAG CCGGTGTTTGGCACTTTTGATAATGATGTATGGGTAATCATCATTGAGGAATCGCTGGTATATCTACTTGTGTTCAGTCGCTGGCTGCTCCCACGTGGTAAAGTCTCGCGAGACTTTCTGGCTGACCTGCTCTTAGAGTTTCTCGCCATAGCCTCGGATATCATGGAGTTGCTCGCTGTCTTCGACGAAGATCAGGTTCGAGGAAACTTGAAACTCACCTACGCTATCTTGGCCGTGTGGTCAGGGAGTTTCATCCAGTTCATTCCCATACTGATGCAGAAGTCTAAGCGATTTCGAAAGGCACGGAATCCAAATGTCGCATTTCTGAATAGGCACTGTGGAGATAAGTTTGTAGAGGTTGTTGTGACATGTATGAGCATATTTCTACAAGATTTACCTTTCCTTGTAGTAAGGCTCTACATCATCATAGAGGTGAAGCTGATTACATACAGTCTGATATTCTTCTTGCTGAAGAACATTGTTACTTTGATGTTGTTGTTCTACAGACTAACAATACTCTGCTACCGCCTACCGCATTGCAAGGGAAAACCGGCTTAA